A stretch of DNA from Desulfurella amilsii:
CCATGCCACTTACTAAGAGGTTTAAAAACCTCTCTAGAGCTTGAAGTTTTTTTAAGAGAAATTGAGCCTCAATTTGTAGAGCTAAATGAAAGTGATAAATGTTGCGGCTTTGCTGGGAGCTACTCTATCATGCACAAGGGTATATCAAAAAAACTCGTAGAAAGAAAAGCACAAAATATAATAAATACACACTCAGAAATTCTTATTACAGCGTGCCCGGGCTGCATTATGCAAATTGATGGCTATTTAAAAAACAAAGGTATTAATATAAAAGTAATGCATTTTGTCTCTTACTTAAATGCAATTTTAGGAGGATAAACATGAAAGAAAAAGGCTATGTGCAGGTATACACGGGAAATGGCAAAGGCAAAACAACCGCTGCTATTGGTTTAGCCATAAGAGCCCTGGGGGCTGGTTTGAGAGTATTGTTTGTGCAATTTGTTAAAGGTTTACCATACAGTGAACACATTGCGCTTTCGAGGTTTGAAAATCTCACTATAAAGCAGTTCGGCAGACCAGAATTTATTCATTCCAAACCCTCTTTGGAAGATATACAAGCTGGGAAAGACGGTTATAATTTTGTCATGGATATTTTTAAGAATAGCAGCACAGCTTACGATGTTGTTATTTTAGATGAAGCAAATATTGCTGTATTTTTTGACCTTTTCAGCGACGATGATCTCTTAGAGCTCATCAAGAAAAAACCTCAAAATACAGAACTTGTAATAACTGGCAGATACGCCACTCAAAAAATCATTGATGCAGCCGATTTAGTTACAGAAATGAAAGAAATAAAACACTACTACTCACAAGGTGTAATAGCCAGAGATGGCATAGAAAAGTAATTAGTCAAGCAGGACCTTTTTTAATGAAAAATTAAACGCTTTGGTTGTTATCAGTATTTTATCTCCAATAGAGAGGTTTAAAAATTGTTCTGTGTTTGCTGGCATATGAACTATGCTGTTTCCAATTAACACTTTTAGCATACCAAAAAGGTCTCCAGGTTTTTTATCAATCACTGTCCCAAAAATATTCACATTGTTTGCATCAATATCAAAAATTGTTTGAGGATCGCCGTGTTTTGTAATTTTTCCGTTATTTATGAAAAAAACATGATCGCTTAGTTTTGCAACTTCAGAAATATCATGGCTTACCATTATTGAAGTAATATTGAATTTTTTTTGTAAAAGCAGCAACTCATCCTGCAAGTTTACCCTCAATGGCAAATCCAAAGCAGACATAGGCTCATCCAAAAGTAACAATTTTGGTTTTCTTGCAAAAGCCCTAATAAGTGCAAGCCTTTGTTTTTGACCACCGGATAGAAGACTGATTTTTTGGTTTTTATACTCTTTCAAATGCACAAGTTCAAGTAATTCGTCTACGACATTTAAGTCTTTTTTTGATTCTAGCGCAAACTCGATATTTTTTCCTACACTCATATTTTCGAACAAAGCATAGTCTTGAAAAACAAAACCAATTTTTCTCAACCTGACAGGCAAACTTATGTTGTCCTTGCTTGAAAACCACACCTCATTATCAACGCAAATGTAGCCCCAATCTGGCTTGTCAAGCCCAGCTATAAGACGCAATATTGTAGTTTTGCCTGCACCTGATGGCCCAAAAATCGATATAAAATTATTACTTTTTATGGTTAAATCCACATTCAACTCAAATGTAAAAAGTTTCTTTTTTAATTTAATTTCTATCATTTGATACAAACTTTTTATTCAAAAAAAACACAAACATCAAAAAACTCAAAGACACTAAAGACAACAGAAATGAGTAAAAATTTGCCAATTTATAATTAAGTGCCATTGAAGCATCAAAAATTGCAATTGAAGCAACCTTAGTAACACCTGGAATATTACCACCAATCATTAAAACAACACCAAATTCGCCAATTGTATGCACAAATGTTAAAACAACTGCACTCAAAATAGAAGGCTTTATATTTGGCAATAATACTTTAAAAAATGTTTCAAGCTTTGTTTTGCCCAAAGTGTATGCTGCTTCTTTAAGCGATTTTGGCAAAGCCCTAAAACCAGAAACTAAAGGGTTTACCATAAAAGGAAAACTATAAAGAATACTTCCAACAACAAGGCCAGAAAAACTAAAAACTATTTTAATACCAAAATACTCAAGCAATTTTCCCAAAAAAGAAGCGGGGCTAAAGAGTACTAGCATGTAAAAACCCAACACAATCGGAGGTAAAAATAATGGTATATTTACCAAAGCTTCGTATAAAAACCGCAAAGGCGAATTTGTATATGCCAAAAAATATGCTACAAAAATGCCGATAAGAAACAACACGAT
This window harbors:
- a CDS encoding sulfate/molybdate ABC transporter ATP-binding protein, whose translation is MIEIKLKKKLFTFELNVDLTIKSNNFISIFGPSGAGKTTILRLIAGLDKPDWGYICVDNEVWFSSKDNISLPVRLRKIGFVFQDYALFENMSVGKNIEFALESKKDLNVVDELLELVHLKEYKNQKISLLSGGQKQRLALIRAFARKPKLLLLDEPMSALDLPLRVNLQDELLLLQKKFNITSIMVSHDISEVAKLSDHVFFINNGKITKHGDPQTIFDIDANNVNIFGTVIDKKPGDLFGMLKVLIGNSIVHMPANTEQFLNLSIGDKILITTKAFNFSLKKVLLD
- a CDS encoding cob(I)yrinic acid a,c-diamide adenosyltransferase; amino-acid sequence: MKEKGYVQVYTGNGKGKTTAAIGLAIRALGAGLRVLFVQFVKGLPYSEHIALSRFENLTIKQFGRPEFIHSKPSLEDIQAGKDGYNFVMDIFKNSSTAYDVVILDEANIAVFFDLFSDDDLLELIKKKPQNTELVITGRYATQKIIDAADLVTEMKEIKHYYSQGVIARDGIEK
- the modB gene encoding molybdate ABC transporter permease subunit, with amino-acid sequence MGDFLLPLYLTFKLATIATIVLFLIGIFVAYFLAYTNSPLRFLYEALVNIPLFLPPIVLGFYMLVLFSPASFLGKLLEYFGIKIVFSFSGLVVGSILYSFPFMVNPLVSGFRALPKSLKEAAYTLGKTKLETFFKVLLPNIKPSILSAVVLTFVHTIGEFGVVLMIGGNIPGVTKVASIAIFDASMALNYKLANFYSFLLSLVSLSFLMFVFFLNKKFVSNDRN